From one Mesotoga infera genomic stretch:
- the murA gene encoding UDP-N-acetylglucosamine 1-carboxyvinyltransferase, with protein sequence MSQLVVMGNTRLKGEIRASGSKNSVLPILAATVMIEEPVVIKNVPELRDVQTMISILQQIGKTVSFENETVTIMPGEILVGNVPYELVRKMRASFNIIGPLAMICGWAKVGKPGGCNIGQRPVDFHLKGLEAFGFKITEEHGDVMAIIPQNFEKEIIYALPFPSVGATEQLMTTAALMEGSKVTIENAAREPEISDLQNFLNKCGAKVSGASTPTIKVTGIGKLSGAEYSVIPDRVEIGTYLLGAIATRGDVKIHGAIADHLIALLSILEEMGAGIEKSHEYLRAFWKGPLNPVRVSSEPYPGFPTDLQPIITAVLATVEGTSVLEENVFENRFGYVDELNRMGAKIKVSSSHANIRGVSKLSGAEVIAPDIRAGAALVMAGLAADGETIINNVTHLFRGYERFQEKLRTLGAKVTFYPDEE encoded by the coding sequence ATTGAAGAGCCAGTCGTCATAAAGAATGTGCCAGAATTGCGAGATGTCCAGACGATGATATCAATACTTCAGCAAATTGGAAAGACAGTCTCTTTCGAAAATGAAACCGTCACAATAATGCCTGGAGAGATTCTAGTAGGAAACGTTCCATATGAACTCGTGAGAAAAATGAGAGCCTCATTCAACATTATTGGTCCTCTCGCCATGATTTGCGGTTGGGCAAAAGTTGGAAAGCCTGGTGGCTGCAATATCGGCCAGCGTCCTGTTGATTTTCATCTCAAGGGTTTGGAGGCTTTTGGATTCAAGATAACCGAAGAGCACGGCGACGTTATGGCCATAATTCCGCAGAATTTCGAGAAAGAGATAATCTATGCTCTTCCATTTCCCAGTGTAGGAGCTACAGAGCAGCTAATGACTACGGCAGCGCTTATGGAGGGGAGCAAGGTAACGATTGAAAACGCCGCGCGCGAACCTGAAATTTCCGATCTTCAGAACTTTCTTAACAAGTGCGGCGCGAAAGTCAGTGGTGCCTCAACTCCAACCATTAAAGTGACGGGAATTGGAAAGCTTAGTGGAGCAGAGTATTCAGTTATTCCAGATAGAGTAGAGATCGGAACGTATTTGCTCGGAGCGATAGCCACCAGAGGTGATGTTAAGATTCATGGAGCAATAGCAGACCATTTGATCGCCCTGTTGAGCATTCTCGAAGAGATGGGTGCCGGTATAGAAAAGAGCCATGAATACTTGCGAGCTTTCTGGAAAGGCCCCTTGAACCCTGTTAGAGTATCATCTGAACCATACCCTGGATTTCCAACAGATCTTCAACCAATAATTACGGCCGTCTTAGCGACGGTAGAGGGCACTTCGGTGCTTGAGGAAAACGTCTTCGAAAATCGTTTTGGATACGTAGATGAGCTAAATCGTATGGGGGCTAAGATTAAGGTTTCAAGCAGTCATGCAAATATTCGCGGAGTGAGCAAGCTGAGCGGAGCAGAAGTAATTGCCCCAGACATCAGGGCTGGAGCAGCTCTTGTCATGGCCGGACTTGCCGCCGATGGAGAAACAATTATCAATAACGTCACTCACCTATTCAGAGGTTACGAGAGATTTCAAGAGAAACTGAGAACACTCGGAGCTAAGGTAACGTTTTATCCCGACGAAGAATGA